The following DNA comes from Aquila chrysaetos chrysaetos chromosome 9, bAquChr1.4, whole genome shotgun sequence.
GTTATAGTCTCCACAGTGATATCAGTTGGCTGATCTGTTTCTAGCATGGCCAGCACGGATTCCTTGATGTCCTCCGAGGTTACCACAAGTGGGTCAACCTCGGCGACCTCTTCGAGCACCGTCACCTCCACTCCGTTGGGCTGCTGCCTCACCATGGCTGCCAGCTTCAGCCGGTACTCCTCCgcctcttgctctttcttcatgAGCTGGCTGCGATATTCCTGAGCCTTCCGGTTCGCCTCTTGCAACTGCTGCTGTAGCACTTCCCTTTCAACACTgtcctacagaaaacaaagttgaGAGAGCCCACGATGGAGGCCCAACCTGCGACATGAAGGCAACGGGGTGTGCAAGCACTCCAACAGTTACGAgtcataaaagcaaaatgctctTAGGCAGAGCTAGAAATGTGCTTGGGTCAAGTTCTGTTCAACTGGTTTGCTTGTCACATGTTACCAGAGGCAACCGGGACATGGGGAGGCACAAACTGGCTGGTAGGTGTCCCCACAGCATGCAGGGAGGCGGGCTGGGAAGTTATGCATGATCTCACCGTCATGAATTTCAAAGGTTGGAAGCAGGTGTAACcaagatgcaagaaaaataaagagctaTTAGTGCTGAAAAGTTGAGAGGCAATCAAGAAGAACGTTCTTCCTCCCCAACAGAGAGTGATGGAAGtgtcatttctgctgctttgtgaaGAGCTGAGGCTTGGCTTACACCCAGCCTGTATGTTCTGCTTCTACAGGAAATCCTAAATAATCTCAGTAAATGACCACAACTAATCTAAAAACCCTGAGCTACACCTTCAGCACAGGCAAAACAGCCACAAGTGATTTAgctgcctcttttcctcctACCGATATTCAACTGAGCACCGCTCCTTTCAACCTCTCGCCTGTTCACTGCTAACACAGGAGCATGTGCAGGAAGAGCAGGGAACCTCCGAGCAGAGTTTGTTACAGAGACATCCCCAGGCTCAGCTGAGCAGGGCGCAGCTCATTTCTATTCTGAGATGGCTTTGGCAGACCAGGAGCCTGACATCTTCAGCATGGCAGAGAAACACGCAGGAGACAACAGCAATCGAAGTTACAAGCTGGAGTATCTACCTTGTCTTCCTTTGAGTCATCTATATTTTGTTCCACTTTTTGCTTCTTGGCCAGCggcttttcttcatcttctgcgTCACCTCTGTCTTCAAGAACAGTCTCTTCTGCAACCTGACCAGCAGGTacagttaaaactgaaaaattaaaaggtgaCAAATTATACAGTGCAAGACATGCTTTTGCACAGTTGTTTCCCAAAAGACTTCTCTGAAGTCAGTGCATCAGCGTGgttctggagaaaaagaggagacCTGCTGATCAGCAATGCCGAAGTCTTCCCAGTGAGGAGAGAAACTCTGGACCGGGTTTCCAGTTTTCTCTACTCAGGCCTCTGAAATACCCAAATATTTCACCACAATAGGGCTGACAGAATCCAAAATCAAAGATTTCCATCTTAGAGAACATGTGAGGTAAAAACTACCATTCCAATGCCTCAGTAATGCAGTTAATAGCTGGGACAGACTAAGCAAGAGGAATAGAAAGCTCTTCTCGAAAATTCCCAGTACACAGTCCCAGTGGCTAAGCTCTGAATCAGCTTTAAGCGCATGCAAGAGCTGCAAATACTCCAGAGAACAAACACGTTTTAAATCTGCAAACATGGGTTTTCACTTTGGGAAGCCAGTAGCAAGAATTTGTCCAGCCAAGGAGAAAGGCACCACGTGAGCTACTGAAGGTAGCGCTACCTAAACAGTTCTCCCTTTGTCTTCCTTAGACTCAGAACAGGTTACAAGCCAGGAATTATTTGTAGTACTTTGGCAAATAATTCTGAATAATTAACAGCTttagaaaattgcttttcactCAAGTCTGTAAACAGACACAACTGATGTAACCCATCTCACATTGTAGCACTGTATGCATGTTAcaggagagctgctctgcttcctAATCCTCTTTTTCTGCACCAACATTAATCCAAATAACCGAGTATCCCTAGGACACGCTAAAAGAATTGTCGTTAGTGGACAAGGCTGATGAATTACATCCCTtgaggaaacaaaaattcaCTGTAAGAGCACTCCGGAGCTCTGCCATGCTTTACTGAACACGATTTACATTTGCCTTGTAAAATTGATAAGATTGTATCACCCTAGGCAATATAACCAGAGTTATGCGAAGGAAAGGTGTATTTAAGCTGATATTAATGGCCTAATACTAAGTTTTACAAGAACAATGGAGTGATTCCTAAAGGTAACAGGTTGCAGTTTCATCAGCTGTGTGATTTACTCCCAGACCAGGAAGTTCACCACAAGATAAAGGAATTGTCTTTGCCCAGCTGCCAAAGAGACAACGGCTAACTCGGCATTTCTCCTCCTGCAACATTCTATTAAAGGCATTTGGTTTTAATGCGAAgaccaaaatattaaaacatagCAGTGTGAATGTGTACTAAGCTACAAGTAAGTTGCTGGCAACTTTTACCGCTGACGTAAGTCTCACAGACATTTTAACCCCTCCTGGGGCCCAGCAGTCAGGCACGGATCTATTACATCACAGCGCCAACAAGCCACATCACACCAGCCGCCAGCCTTGCGGGGCTCGACAGGGTTCACAGGcaacagtttctttctttctttttgaagttaATCCTCAGCGCCGCCTTCCGAGTTCAGCTCCTCCTTACCTTGCTGTCCATCTTGCATGGTTAGGATGAAGGGCTGGCTAAGGCCACTGGTGGGGATGGCCGTTTGCAGGCTGCTCAGGGGAACTCCGTCTGTTACAATGGCGATGACGCGCTGCCCTCCGCTGCCAACCACTTGTTGTATGGCAGAATCAACAGAATTTGCTTCCACTACTTCCTCCATCTTACCTTGAGAAATAAAGTAAGTGCCAAAAAAAAGTCAGCGTTTCCTTCACTCTTCCTTGAATAGAAACTGAAGTCTAGTGAAAAAGCTCAAGCACGCAGCTTGAGACTCCTGGGATGCCcgcttatggaaaaaaaaaaaaaaaaagaaaaaaaaaatcaggaaatacaGTAAGTCTTagtaggggaaaagaaaataaaatccactaCACTTTAGCAAAACAAGTCTTCTAGAGTAAACCCagcattttctgtgttaattAATAAGTACTAGCATCTAAGCATATTAAACTAAAAGGcctggagctggaggcagctgtTAAGCAGACCTGGCTCTGCAAAGCTTCCTTCCACAacccttcccccagctctaaCGAAGACAAACCACACGCAAAAAAACTCTTCATGCCTCAAAAGCCCTGTCCGCACAAGCATGGCCAAACAACCATGAGGAGGCTATTTAGTTTGGCTGGATGAGCGTGGACTGGTTCAACTCTCTAGGACACTTCTTGTGTAACTTAACGGCTTGCACAAATAATCAGGATTGCAAACCCTCGGCTGCATCCTGCTCCCAGCATACGCTGCAAGCGCAGGAAACAGAGGGGATCTGACCTGTTACGTGCACTCTGGGTGCCAAAGAGGAAAACACTCAAGCACCGCAGGTCAAGAAATCAGTGGTGTGGCACCAGCAGCTTAAAGAAGTCAAATTGCTCGTCTCTAGATTCTAGGAAAAACATTTagctttggggaaaataaatgaattccAAGGTGAAAGGATTATATAAACTTTATCAAATTTCTAAATCTGAAGTTAATTAAAGGTCAAACATTACACTCCACAAACATACCATAAAAGATcataaaaaagcccaaacacaaaaaatgccCAAACCTTTCCATAAGAAAAAGTTACCAGAGCCTCAAGagactcaaaacatttttttgactACCAACATTTTACAGCAAACTGGgaacagaaagcatttcagacaatttccttcttaaaaatatttatctacgTTTATATATTAAACTCATGTTCTGGAGcattgttttttttgttgttgggtggtttttttttcttttttatataactGTTAAAGCACAGCAAGAGCAACGTACTGTGATGTCAGGGTCAGACATGCTggttaataaaaattaagttacTTCTATTGGTAACCGTTGCTGGTTTTTTCATTAAGTTTGAACTgggattaaataaataaataaacaaacaaaacaaacccacagctTCACAGATATTTATTGTCATCTTTTCTTTACCCTGAAAGGCAAATTCACTTCCACATCTTCAATTTCCTCCACTTTCCTGGCAAGATACTCGCTAGAACTACACAAATTTGAATTGGCATCTGACCCATTTCCCCTACCTGTGTCTCTGTTTGAGTTGGAAAGTGGTGCCGATACTTCAGCGAGGGCTGCAAGCGTGGCAAGCACAGAGGTTGTCGAATTGGAAAACTGCACTGTAGAGACACGCGAGTCACCTGCTTGGGAAAGATGAGGGCAAACTGAAGGATTGTCAGGATCTGCCGTATCTAAACAGTGAATAAAGCAGTCAGAATGCAACAATTTTGTCATCTAAAGATCAAGACATCAGGTATGAAGAATTTTCTGGGCTCCCACTGGTCAATGGAGAAAGGGAGGTGGTACATATCATTTTTCATGAGAGCTGCCTCTGCTACTGCTAACTGTAAAAGGGGCTTTGATACTACTTTAGGACAGACTGTACCCACTCTGCATATTTTATGATAATTTTTATCAAATTTAAAGCAAgtatttaattaagttttttctgaattatgtaacaaaaagaacagcaaatgtGAACCGACTTGCTCCAGCTTTATTCTAAGAACTACAGAAAGGCAGGCTGTCTACCGGGCTAGTTGGCATGCCGAGCTTTGATCTGGAGACACAGACAGCCTTCCGAGATGCAGCTGCACTGCCTGATCACACTCACAGACATGCTGGAGTCTGACTGCTGTAACGTTGCACAGAGCGGTTGCTACGCACGTAATTACTTGGCTTCGCATTGTACTGCAACTTTCAAAATTGCAAAACCTAAAGAATATATTAAACATGTTGGCTATTATGAGTAAATTACAGCACCCAGGTCCTTCCTTAGTTGGGAAAGTCTCCAAGTACAGTCTTCAGAATTACTTCATGGACCAAGCGTTTCAGCACAAGTCAGTTAACAGAGACTTTTGCTCAAACACAGAAATTGGCTACGTGTATCACTTGATTTCAATGTACTGGGCATGCAggtcctttcttcctcccctctcagGTTCAGTAACGGAAAGACCACAGTCACTGCAATGGTGTATTGATTTGAATGAGATAAACAAGTCTTCTCGGTTCCAAAAAACAATGTTTCTTCCTCCAATTGACCATAGTAATTCCTATTCAAAGGCAGACTTAGTAAGAATGGAACAGGAAATTAACTAAACGGGCGCAAACTCAGTGCATATAACCCACaattcctcttaaaaaaaaaaaaaaaaaaaaaaagagatcctGTACTTCATTGCCAGCGTAGATAAATAGATTATAAGTACACAAAGGGAAGTTCATCTAAAGTTCCCTGCCTTAACTCCTGCaatctattttctctctttctcactgGCTCCTGATTTTACAAAGGTTATCAAGGGACTTGTTTTCAAAGAACGATACTTTCACAAAGCTGTAGGCTAGGCACATGAAAATGCCACAGGCCTAGTGactgttttcagcagctttgtAACCAGATTTCCTCAGACCAGCTAAAGATATTTGTTCCCatttaaaaaccttttcaaTAACAGAAGACATAGCGAATTTTAAGAGGggtaagaaaaattattagtCATAAGAGttaaagaagagatttttgttgTAACGGAGGTGCAGTCGCTGATGCCCTCTTGTGGGAAATGAGCAAAAAACCTCCTGACGTGGCCTAGAGCAGGAGACACCAGCTATTCTCACACTGACCAGCTACTGCCAATGCTTGAAGTGTcatggggggaaaaacccaCAGTATTTTAGTCCAGTCACATGTGGACGATAAGCCATTGTCATGTTGTGGCACTGAAAAAGGCGATTACATTGCAGGATAGACAAGGAGAGGTGCAGTGAGAGACGGGGATTTACAAGGCCAGTGCCAAGAGCTCATCTGGAATGCTGCCTGCAGCCGCTCACCCACACAACGTGGATGGATTCAAGAGACTCAGGGCGACCGGCTTCCTTAGCCCAGCGAAACAAAGGCAGAGAGGGGACAGGATTGATTTCCACATCAAAGGGATGGAGGCgatggaaaaagaagaatgatttcAACTAAAGGGCTATATTTGCACCAGAAGGTCTAAACAGGCTGTGAATGTGTTTAAGCTGGAAATCAGCAGTTTTCTAACAGCTTTTCAGCGTGCATTGGCCTCTGTGACTCCTACCTGGCTTCCAGGCAAAGCCAGATCCGTCTGTAGAGAGTGACGCTGAGCACAGCCAGAGCGTCATCCAGGATACAAAAATCCCAAGTTTTATGCCCCTTTGAGTTTGTGGAATATTCTTGACTGAAGATGTTCTGCGCCAGCcatgctgcattttcttcacGGGTGGAAGAGGAACGCTTTGGGTGATTTCTCCCCTTCTAAATTAGGGCTTGTCAGTGCCTCAAAGCTGCAAGCAGCCCTGAAAGCTTTGAGAGCAAGTCTGGAGTGTTGCTGAAGTCACTGTGGCCCAGCATAGGCAGAGAGGCCTGGGTGGGACTGCAGAACATCAGTATCTGGGATTTTAAAAGCACTCTCTAGCCAATAAGCAAACATTCACGCATGTGAACAGTCCCACTAATGAAAGAATTACTCACATGCAGAAGTGTTTGCAGGATGAGGCCAAATAGCTTCACAAAACTTGTATTTAGTAGCCTCcttcagactgaaaagaaacaatggtTTGGATTTccccaaatacagaaaattcactTCAAGAGTTATGAAAATTGGAATTACACAAAAAGAATTCGCGCTCAGCCTTAAGTTAAAAGCGTTTTCCCCATTAAAATAAGGCTCACTGAACAATGAGGAACCTAATTATATCTAATATGTGGGACAGAAGAAATAAGGAGTAATCTACATATCCAATAGACCTGCTTATTCTGCAGTTTCCTTACTCAACATTTATATATAGCAAAACATTCACTCAACTCTTGTAGCCAGtaaagaacaaagcaaactgTTCCCCAACCGCTCTGCAGTGCTCAGGATTTGGCACAGTCAATAACTCTCATTATTCTTCTGTTGCAATCAGCCAAATCCATTTTCTCAAGCTCTGCTGCTTGTAACAGACCTGGAGCAGCCCCACAGCTGAGCTCAGCAGAGCTTTGCCACTCACAGTGGAACCACCTTTATCTACATCAGCTAGAAAACTGCTTTGTTACCTTtgacagcaaaaatattctGGGGCAGGAAGCAGTAGTTGGGTGTGTTTGGCTACATTTCACCACTTTTCCTCTACTAAATGACCATCCGCCCTCTACTGGTAAGCAGTCTTAGGAGATTTTTTCAAGACTTTGCCACTCAAGGTCACTTAAAACCTTACCTGAGGTTGTTTTGGTGTTTGCTGAAGAGACGAGACTAGTGAGATTGAGAACTTCCCCTGGCGTAAGAATAAATGGTGAGGTGAGAGTCA
Coding sequences within:
- the GABPB2 gene encoding GA-binding protein subunit beta-2 isoform X3 yields the protein MKMSLVDLGKRLLEAARKGEDDEVRKLMASGAPFTTDWLGTSPLHLAAQYGHYSTAEVLLRAGVSRDARTKVDRTPLHMAAADGHTHIVELLIRNGADVNAKDMLKMTALHWATEHNHRDVVELLLKYGADVHAFSKFDKSAFDIALDKNNPETLVMLQEAMQNQVNTHPERTNPVTNTVTLTSPFILTPGEVLNLTSLVSSANTKTTSGDSRVSTVQFSNSTTSVLATLAALAEVSAPLSNSNRDTGKMEEVVEANSVDSAIQQVVGSGGQRVIAIVTDGVPLSSLQTAIPTSGLSQPFILTMQDGQQVLTVPAGQVAEETVLEDRGDAEDEEKPLAKKQKVEQNIDDSKEDKDSVEREVLQQQLQEANRKAQEYRSQLMKKEQEAEEYRLKLAAMVRQQPNGVEVTVLEEVAEVDPLVVTSEDIKESVLAMLETDQPTDITVETITS
- the GABPB2 gene encoding GA-binding protein subunit beta-2 isoform X2 yields the protein MKMSLVDLGKRLLEAARKGEDDEVRKLMASGAPFTTDWLGTSPLHLAAQYGHYSTAEVLLRAGVSRDARTKVDRTPLHMAAADGHTHIVELLIRNGADVNAKDMLKMTALHWATEHNHRDVVELLLKYGADVHAFSKFDKSAFDIALDKNNPETLVMLQEAMQNQVNTHPERTNPVTNTVTLTSPFILTPGEVLNLTSLVSSANTKTTSAGDSRVSTVQFSNSTTSVLATLAALAEVSAPLSNSNRDTGKMEEVVEANSVDSAIQQVVGSGGQRVIAIVTDGVPLSSLQTAIPTSGLSQPFILTMQDGQQVLTVPAGQVAEETVLEDRGDAEDEEKPLAKKQKVEQNIDDSKEDKDSVEREVLQQQLQEANRKAQEYRSQLMKKEQEAEEYRLKLAAMVRQQPNGVEVTVLEEVAEVDPLVVTSEDIKESVLAMLETDQPTDITVETITS
- the GABPB2 gene encoding GA-binding protein subunit beta-2 isoform X1, whose product is MKMSLVDLGKRLLEAARKGEDDEVRKLMASGAPFTTDWLGTSPLHLAAQYGHYSTAEVLLRAGVSRDARTKVDRTPLHMAAADGHTHIVELLIRNGADVNAKDMLKMTALHWATEHNHRDVVELLLKYGADVHAFSKFDKSAFDIALDKNNPETLVMLQEAMQNQVNTHPERTNPVTNTVTLTSPFILTPGEVLNLTSLVSSANTKTTSVCPHLSQAGDSRVSTVQFSNSTTSVLATLAALAEVSAPLSNSNRDTGKMEEVVEANSVDSAIQQVVGSGGQRVIAIVTDGVPLSSLQTAIPTSGLSQPFILTMQDGQQVLTVPAGQVAEETVLEDRGDAEDEEKPLAKKQKVEQNIDDSKEDKDSVEREVLQQQLQEANRKAQEYRSQLMKKEQEAEEYRLKLAAMVRQQPNGVEVTVLEEVAEVDPLVVTSEDIKESVLAMLETDQPTDITVETITS
- the GABPB2 gene encoding GA-binding protein subunit beta-2 isoform X5, with protein sequence MAAADGHTHIVELLIRNGADVNAKDMLKMTALHWATEHNHRDVVELLLKYGADVHAFSKFDKSAFDIALDKNNPETLVMLQEAMQNQVNTHPERTNPVTNTVTLTSPFILTPGEVLNLTSLVSSANTKTTSVCPHLSQAGDSRVSTVQFSNSTTSVLATLAALAEVSAPLSNSNRDTGKMEEVVEANSVDSAIQQVVGSGGQRVIAIVTDGVPLSSLQTAIPTSGLSQPFILTMQDGQQVLTVPAGQVAEETVLEDRGDAEDEEKPLAKKQKVEQNIDDSKEDKDSVEREVLQQQLQEANRKAQEYRSQLMKKEQEAEEYRLKLAAMVRQQPNGVEVTVLEEVAEVDPLVVTSEDIKESVLAMLETDQPTDITVETITS
- the GABPB2 gene encoding GA-binding protein subunit beta-2 isoform X4, whose product is MKMSLVDLGKRLLEAARKGEDDEVRKLMASGAPFTTDWLGTSPLHLAAQYGHYSTAEVLLRAGVSRDARTKVDRTPLHMAAADGHTHIVELLIRNGADVNAKDMLKMTALHWATEHNHRDVVELLLKYGADVHAFSKFDKSAFDIALDKNNPETLVMLQEAMQNQVNTHPERTNPVTNTVTLTSPFILTPGEVLNLTSLVSSANTKTTSGKMEEVVEANSVDSAIQQVVGSGGQRVIAIVTDGVPLSSLQTAIPTSGLSQPFILTMQDGQQVLTVPAGQVAEETVLEDRGDAEDEEKPLAKKQKVEQNIDDSKEDKDSVEREVLQQQLQEANRKAQEYRSQLMKKEQEAEEYRLKLAAMVRQQPNGVEVTVLEEVAEVDPLVVTSEDIKESVLAMLETDQPTDITVETITS